The following proteins are co-located in the Hydrogenophaga sp. RAC07 genome:
- the lexA gene encoding transcriptional repressor LexA: MPATTPKLTARQQQILELIQTAIARTGSPPTRAEIASELGFKSANAAEEHLQALARKGVIELVSGTSRGIRLRSEDLRSINDSRGRQLTLPLPSLAQLMLPLIGRVAAGSPILAQEHVDQTYHVERSLFQREPDYLLKVRGMSMRDVGIIDGDLLAVKSAKEAKNGQIVVARLGDDVTVKRFMRRQNVIELHAENPDYKTIVVEPGEPFEIEGLAVGLIRNSFQL; encoded by the coding sequence ATGCCCGCCACCACGCCCAAGCTCACCGCCCGGCAGCAGCAGATTCTGGAGCTCATCCAGACCGCCATTGCCCGCACCGGTTCGCCGCCCACGCGGGCTGAAATTGCCAGCGAACTCGGCTTCAAGTCGGCCAACGCGGCCGAGGAGCACTTGCAGGCCCTGGCACGCAAAGGGGTCATCGAACTGGTCAGCGGCACCTCGCGCGGCATTCGCCTGCGCAGCGAAGATCTCCGCTCCATCAACGATTCGCGCGGGCGCCAGCTTACACTCCCGCTCCCCAGCCTGGCCCAGCTCATGCTCCCCCTGATTGGCCGCGTGGCCGCCGGCTCACCCATCCTGGCGCAAGAGCATGTGGACCAGACCTACCACGTCGAGCGCAGCCTGTTCCAGCGCGAGCCCGACTACCTGCTCAAGGTGCGCGGCATGTCCATGCGCGACGTCGGCATCATCGACGGCGACCTGCTGGCCGTGAAGTCTGCCAAGGAAGCCAAGAACGGCCAGATCGTGGTGGCCCGCCTGGGTGACGATGTGACCGTCAAGCGGTTCATGCGCCGCCAAAACGTCATCGAGCTTCACGCCGAGAACCCCGACTACAAGACCATCGTGGTCGAGCCCGGCGAACCGTTTGAAATCGAAGGCCTCGCGGTCGGCCTCATCCGCAACAGTTTCCAACTCTGA
- a CDS encoding D-2-hydroxyacid dehydrogenase family protein, translated as MNIVILDDYQDAVRKLKCAEKLEPYPAKVFTNTVKGVGQLSVRLRDADVLVLIRERTQISRQLIEKLPRLKLIAQTGRAGSHLDVAACTERGIAVAEGVGSPVSTAELTWALIMASMRRIPQYVSNLKHGAWQQAGLKSSAMPINFGVGMVLRGKTLGLWGYGRIGQLVAGYGRAFGMQVVVWGSEASRARVVADGFEAAESREAFFASADVLSLHLRLSETSAGCVTLEDLGRMKPTSLLVNTSRAELIEPEALLAALNRGRPGMAAVDVFESEPILQGHALLRLENCICTPHIGYVEQDSYEQYFASAFDNVVNFIKGTPTNIVNPGALQVRR; from the coding sequence ATGAATATTGTGATTCTTGACGACTATCAGGACGCGGTTCGCAAGCTGAAGTGCGCGGAGAAACTGGAGCCTTATCCGGCCAAGGTGTTCACGAACACGGTCAAGGGCGTGGGTCAGTTGTCGGTGCGGCTCAGAGATGCCGACGTATTGGTTCTGATCCGCGAACGCACCCAGATCTCGCGCCAGCTCATCGAAAAGCTGCCCCGCCTCAAGCTGATTGCGCAGACCGGACGCGCAGGCAGTCACCTCGATGTGGCGGCCTGCACGGAGCGCGGCATTGCGGTGGCCGAGGGTGTGGGTTCGCCCGTGTCAACGGCCGAGCTCACCTGGGCCTTGATCATGGCGTCGATGCGGCGCATTCCGCAGTACGTCTCCAACCTCAAACACGGAGCCTGGCAGCAAGCGGGGCTGAAATCGTCGGCCATGCCGATCAACTTTGGTGTGGGCATGGTGCTGCGCGGCAAGACACTGGGCCTGTGGGGCTATGGCCGAATCGGCCAACTGGTCGCGGGTTACGGGCGCGCTTTCGGCATGCAGGTGGTGGTCTGGGGCAGCGAAGCCTCGCGCGCCCGGGTGGTGGCCGATGGCTTTGAAGCCGCGGAAAGTCGCGAGGCGTTTTTTGCTTCGGCCGATGTGCTGTCGCTGCACTTGCGCCTGAGCGAAACAAGCGCCGGATGTGTCACGCTGGAAGACCTCGGCCGCATGAAACCCACGTCCCTGCTGGTCAACACCTCGCGTGCGGAGCTGATCGAGCCGGAGGCCTTGCTCGCTGCGCTCAACCGAGGTCGCCCCGGCATGGCCGCAGTCGATGTTTTTGAATCGGAGCCGATTCTTCAAGGGCATGCCTTGTTGCGGCTGGAGAACTGCATCTGCACGCCCCACATCGGGTATGTGGAGCAGGACAGCTATGAGCAGTATTTCGCCTCGGCCTTCGACAACGTGGTCAATTTCATCAAGGGAACGCCGACCAACATCGTGAACCCTGGCGCACTTCAAGTCCGCCGGTAG
- a CDS encoding asparaginase has protein sequence MNANQARRLVVLGTGGTIAGRANRANDNVGYVAGQVAVSELVAMVPALATCPLDVEQVAQINSKDMVLSVWHALAARVAEHLDRPEVAGIVITHGTDTIEETAFLLQTVLKPSKPVVLTCAMRPATALVPDGPQNLSDAVAVALHPEARGVVVVCAGRIHGAIDVAKVHPYRTDPFDSGDAGELGCVEEAQLRVFRPWPQAVPEGAFDAAALRRLKGAAALPRVELIFSHANADGEVVRALLGQTAAAEPLRGIVVAGTGNGTVHDDLLAALKQAQASGVEVVVASRCAHGRVVPHPGQPLPDSAGLSPVKARLALALQLLEA, from the coding sequence GTGAATGCAAACCAGGCGCGCCGCCTCGTGGTTTTGGGCACGGGCGGCACGATTGCCGGACGCGCCAACCGGGCGAACGACAACGTGGGCTATGTGGCCGGGCAGGTGGCGGTGAGCGAGCTCGTGGCCATGGTGCCCGCCCTGGCGACTTGTCCGCTGGACGTGGAGCAGGTGGCGCAGATCAACAGCAAGGACATGGTGCTGAGCGTGTGGCATGCGCTCGCCGCGCGGGTGGCTGAGCACCTCGATCGGCCCGAGGTGGCCGGTATCGTGATCACCCACGGCACCGACACGATCGAGGAGACCGCCTTTCTGTTGCAGACCGTGCTGAAACCATCCAAGCCGGTGGTGCTCACGTGTGCGATGCGGCCGGCCACGGCGCTGGTGCCCGACGGGCCGCAGAACCTGAGCGATGCGGTGGCGGTGGCGTTGCATCCTGAGGCCCGTGGCGTGGTGGTGGTGTGCGCTGGTCGAATTCACGGTGCGATCGACGTGGCCAAGGTGCATCCCTACAGAACAGACCCGTTCGACTCGGGTGACGCGGGCGAGCTCGGTTGTGTGGAAGAGGCGCAGTTGCGCGTGTTCAGGCCCTGGCCTCAGGCGGTGCCCGAGGGCGCCTTCGACGCCGCAGCGCTGCGACGACTGAAGGGCGCCGCCGCGCTGCCGCGCGTGGAGCTGATCTTCAGTCACGCCAATGCCGATGGGGAGGTGGTGCGCGCTTTGCTGGGCCAAACCGCCGCCGCGGAGCCGCTGCGCGGCATCGTGGTGGCCGGCACCGGCAACGGCACCGTGCACGACGATCTGCTGGCAGCGTTGAAACAGGCACAGGCCAGCGGCGTCGAGGTGGTGGTGGCCAGCCGCTGCGCGCACGGTCGCGTGGTGCCACACCCGGGCCAGCCGTTGCCGGATTCGGCCGGCCTGTCGCCTGTGAAAGCGCGCCTGGCGCTGGCGTTGCAGTTGCTGGAGGCCTGA